Proteins found in one Candidatus Cloacimonadota bacterium genomic segment:
- the manA gene encoding mannose-6-phosphate isomerase, class I has product MFIYKLKNKIQKYVWGSKTFIPELLGFTNPDAEPQAELWMGAHPKAPSEISKNDKTISLADLIKQNPETILGSEVASNFNNKLPFLFKVLAAEEPLSIQVHPNLKQAEEGFNRENKAGISLDSPTRNYKDDNHKPELICALTPFDAMCGFRDVNEIVEILTYLDLVKILPGTVELQKDPSEDSLKHFFTSLMKSTAKEKTVFVNSLIRETSNKTPRTQNEKLIFAWILKLSLKYPADVGIFAPILLNVIKLQPGEALYLNAGILHAYLHGAGIEIMANSDNVLRGGLTSKHVDVPELLKTLSFSSGKTVIIKPKQQRRNEFIYQTPAREFELSFLKNSDKNHFNIKETKCSQILLCTKGNSEIYWNSNKNLKVKKGESIFISAGVKNLILEGTAEFYRAVVPI; this is encoded by the coding sequence ATGTTTATCTATAAATTAAAAAACAAGATCCAGAAATATGTCTGGGGCTCAAAAACTTTTATTCCGGAACTTCTCGGATTTACAAATCCGGATGCAGAACCTCAAGCCGAGCTCTGGATGGGAGCCCATCCCAAAGCTCCTTCAGAAATTTCAAAAAACGATAAAACAATTTCTCTTGCTGATCTGATAAAACAAAACCCTGAAACAATTTTAGGTTCTGAAGTTGCGTCCAATTTCAACAATAAACTACCGTTTTTATTCAAAGTTTTAGCTGCTGAAGAACCTTTATCCATCCAGGTTCATCCGAATTTAAAACAGGCAGAAGAGGGATTTAACCGTGAAAACAAAGCTGGAATTTCTCTGGATTCTCCAACTCGAAACTACAAAGACGATAATCACAAACCGGAATTGATCTGTGCTTTAACACCCTTCGATGCGATGTGCGGATTCAGGGATGTAAATGAGATTGTTGAAATTTTAACTTATCTCGATCTTGTTAAAATTCTGCCCGGAACAGTCGAACTTCAAAAAGATCCTTCAGAAGATTCTTTGAAACACTTTTTTACCAGTCTAATGAAATCAACCGCAAAAGAAAAAACCGTATTTGTTAATTCTTTAATTCGAGAAACATCTAATAAAACTCCTCGCACTCAAAATGAAAAACTTATTTTTGCATGGATTTTAAAACTTTCTCTGAAATATCCCGCAGATGTTGGAATTTTTGCTCCCATTTTATTGAATGTCATTAAACTCCAGCCCGGAGAAGCTCTTTATCTTAATGCCGGAATTCTGCACGCATATCTGCATGGAGCAGGAATCGAGATCATGGCAAATTCCGACAATGTGCTGCGCGGTGGATTGACTTCCAAACATGTCGATGTGCCGGAACTTCTTAAAACGCTCTCCTTCTCGTCTGGAAAAACAGTTATTATCAAACCCAAACAACAAAGAAGAAATGAGTTTATTTATCAAACTCCGGCAAGAGAATTTGAACTCTCTTTTCTGAAAAATTCTGATAAAAATCATTTTAACATCAAAGAAACCAAATGTTCCCAAATTTTGCTCTGCACAAAAGGAAATTCTGAAATTTACTGGAATTCCAACAAAAATCTAAAAGTAAAAAAGGGTGAATCGATTTTCATATCTGCTGGTGTTAAAAACTTGATATTAGAAGGTACTGCGGAATTTTATCGAGCTGTTGTACCCATTTAA